The following are from one region of the Thermoflexus hugenholtzii JAD2 genome:
- a CDS encoding flavin reductase family protein, whose protein sequence is MPVPPEQLRQVMRRWASTVTVVTMRAGEQIHGLTATAFTSVSMNPPLVLVCIQNDSRSDALLREGRCFAVNFLTEDQRELSERFAGRIPVADRFEGVPYQVAVTGAPILTQALAYLDCTVAGAYWGGDHTIYLGLVEAAGVLREGAPLLYFEGSYRRLAIPDGREAG, encoded by the coding sequence ATGCCCGTCCCGCCCGAGCAGCTGCGTCAGGTGATGCGTCGGTGGGCGAGCACGGTGACGGTCGTGACCATGCGAGCCGGTGAGCAGATCCACGGCCTCACAGCCACGGCCTTCACCAGCGTCTCGATGAACCCGCCGCTGGTGCTGGTCTGCATCCAGAACGACAGCCGCAGTGACGCCCTGCTGCGGGAAGGGCGTTGCTTCGCGGTGAACTTCCTGACGGAGGATCAGCGGGAGCTCTCCGAGCGGTTCGCCGGACGGATTCCGGTCGCCGATCGCTTCGAGGGCGTTCCGTATCAGGTGGCCGTCACCGGCGCCCCCATCCTGACCCAGGCCCTGGCCTACCTCGACTGCACGGTGGCTGGCGCTTACTGGGGCGGCGACCACACGATCTACCTGGGTCTGGTGGAGGCCGCGGGGGTCCTGCGGGAGGGAGCGCCGTTGCTCTACTTCGAGGGGAGCTACCGGCGTCTGGCCATCCCGGACGGGAGGGAAGCCGGATGA
- a CDS encoding ABC transporter ATP-binding protein produces MSLEVEGLEVAYGAVKVLHGVSLRVEPGEIVAVIGANGAGKTTLLRAISGLLRPSAGRIRLDGQEITGWPPERIVALGVIQIPERRQLFASMSVEDNLRLGAYLRLRRGERKAVEADLERVYALFPRLKERRRQTAGTLSGGEQQMLAIGRGLMACPRILLLDEPSLGLAPLLVQELFRIIADLRRQGLTLLLVEQNARQALRAADRAYVMEIGRIVREGPAAALLEDPAIQAAYLGGASPTLPGSHPSEVAAYARPARAAASGDASVGEHGDGRDHASR; encoded by the coding sequence ATGTCGCTCGAGGTTGAGGGGCTGGAGGTGGCCTACGGCGCCGTGAAGGTCCTCCACGGGGTCTCCCTGCGGGTGGAGCCCGGGGAGATCGTGGCGGTGATCGGGGCCAACGGCGCAGGCAAGACCACGTTGCTGCGGGCCATCAGCGGGCTGCTGCGCCCGAGCGCCGGGCGGATCCGGCTGGACGGACAGGAGATCACCGGATGGCCGCCGGAGCGGATCGTGGCCCTTGGGGTGATCCAGATCCCGGAGCGGCGGCAGCTGTTCGCCTCCATGAGCGTGGAGGACAACCTCCGCCTGGGGGCCTATCTGCGGCTTCGGCGGGGCGAGCGGAAGGCCGTGGAAGCGGACCTGGAGCGGGTGTATGCCCTCTTCCCCCGGCTGAAGGAGCGGCGCCGGCAGACGGCGGGGACCCTCAGCGGCGGCGAGCAGCAGATGCTGGCCATCGGGCGCGGGCTGATGGCCTGTCCCCGCATCCTCCTCCTGGACGAGCCCTCCCTGGGCCTGGCCCCCTTGCTGGTCCAGGAGCTCTTCCGGATCATCGCCGATCTGCGTCGGCAGGGGCTCACCCTGCTCCTGGTGGAACAGAACGCCCGCCAGGCCCTGCGGGCCGCCGACCGCGCCTACGTGATGGAGATCGGACGTATTGTCCGGGAAGGGCCCGCGGCAGCCCTGCTGGAGGACCCGGCCATCCAGGCCGCTTATCTGGGAGGCGCCTCGCCAACTCTCCCGGGATCCCATCCTTCGGAGGTCGCGGCATATGCCCGTCCCGCCCGAGCAGCTGCGTCAGGTGATGCGTCGGTGGGCGAGCACGGTGACGGTCGTGACCATGCGAGCCGGTGA
- a CDS encoding ABC transporter ATP-binding protein, with product MALMEVSLRVWPGQIKGLIGPNGAGKTTLFNLITGTLRPTSGDIRFQGRSIVGLPPYRIAALGIARTFQNVQLFPGMTVLEHVLVGGHRHGHSGMLEAILRAPRMRREEEAARARAWEILERVGLTEWADHPAEGLPLGLQRILEIARALAATPQLLLLDEPGAGLNPSEKARLAELIRQLHQEGITILLVEHDMSLVMGLAEEIAVLDYGRLIAEGPPEVIQRDPRVIAAYLGEEELPHVARG from the coding sequence ATGGCCCTGATGGAGGTCTCGCTCCGCGTCTGGCCGGGGCAGATCAAGGGGCTCATCGGGCCGAACGGCGCGGGCAAGACCACGCTATTCAACCTCATCACCGGGACCCTGCGCCCGACCTCTGGGGACATCCGGTTCCAGGGTCGGTCTATTGTGGGGCTTCCCCCTTATCGGATCGCGGCCCTGGGCATCGCCCGCACCTTCCAGAACGTCCAGCTGTTCCCGGGGATGACGGTGCTGGAGCATGTGCTGGTGGGAGGACATCGGCACGGCCATAGCGGCATGCTCGAGGCGATCCTGCGCGCCCCCCGCATGCGTCGGGAGGAGGAGGCCGCCCGGGCCCGGGCCTGGGAGATCTTGGAGCGGGTGGGCCTGACGGAGTGGGCGGATCATCCGGCGGAGGGCCTGCCTTTGGGGCTGCAGCGAATCCTGGAGATCGCCCGGGCGCTGGCCGCCACCCCGCAGCTGTTGCTGCTGGACGAGCCCGGCGCTGGGCTGAACCCCTCCGAAAAAGCCCGCCTCGCCGAACTGATCCGGCAACTGCATCAGGAAGGGATCACCATCCTCCTGGTGGAACACGATATGAGCCTGGTAATGGGGCTGGCAGAGGAGATCGCGGTGCTGGATTACGGACGGCTGATCGCAGAGGGTCCCCCGGAGGTGATCCAGCGGGATCCCCGGGTGATCGCGGCCTATCTGGGTGAGGAGGAGCTGCCCCATGTCGCTCGAGGTTGA
- a CDS encoding branched-chain amino acid ABC transporter permease, giving the protein MRSPWVGFVIGVPLILAIGLLEAWRPFDLSLSTLTGGFLTLDTMIRAGLFTIVLVGLNLLMGYAGQISLGQAAFYGMGAFFSAILTVRARALGIPPGLAEGWAWPWLVMFSGAFLVGLLAYGIGRPILRLRGHYLAMATLGLGVVVYILLRENLGLPHLNLTGGFDGLQGIPRLRLGSLTLWPAWRYYFLVWLFAFGAIALGLNVVRSRVGRALRAIHGSEMAAESVGVEVPHYKARIFALSAGMAALAGSLYAHFQTTVIPATFGFGPSLELVVMSAVGGMASIWGAPFGALTVLLVQEVLRTQLRRLIPGAQGELELIAFGAILVLIMLFMPEGLTVWGLRRLRGRRMARGTIPASR; this is encoded by the coding sequence ATGCGCTCGCCCTGGGTTGGGTTTGTCATCGGCGTCCCGTTGATCCTGGCCATCGGGCTGTTGGAAGCCTGGCGGCCCTTCGACCTCTCCTTGTCGACCCTCACCGGAGGCTTTTTGACCCTGGACACGATGATCCGGGCCGGCCTGTTCACCATCGTCCTGGTGGGGCTGAACCTGCTGATGGGCTACGCGGGCCAGATCTCTCTGGGGCAGGCGGCCTTTTACGGGATGGGGGCATTCTTTTCCGCCATCCTGACCGTGCGCGCCCGGGCCCTGGGGATCCCGCCGGGACTGGCCGAAGGATGGGCATGGCCGTGGCTGGTGATGTTCAGCGGCGCATTCCTGGTTGGTCTCCTGGCTTATGGGATCGGGCGTCCGATCCTGCGGCTGCGGGGCCACTACTTGGCGATGGCCACCCTGGGCCTGGGGGTCGTCGTTTACATCCTGCTGCGGGAGAACCTGGGCCTCCCGCATTTGAACCTAACCGGTGGATTCGATGGCCTGCAGGGGATCCCCCGCCTGCGGTTGGGATCGCTGACCCTCTGGCCGGCTTGGCGGTATTACTTCCTGGTCTGGCTCTTCGCCTTCGGCGCCATCGCCCTCGGCCTCAACGTGGTCCGCTCCCGGGTGGGCCGGGCGTTGCGGGCGATCCACGGCAGCGAGATGGCCGCCGAGAGCGTGGGGGTGGAGGTCCCCCATTACAAAGCTCGGATCTTCGCCCTGAGCGCGGGGATGGCCGCCCTGGCCGGCAGCCTCTACGCCCACTTCCAGACCACGGTGATCCCGGCCACCTTCGGGTTCGGCCCCTCCCTGGAGCTGGTGGTGATGTCCGCCGTGGGGGGGATGGCCAGCATCTGGGGAGCTCCTTTTGGGGCGCTGACGGTGCTGCTGGTTCAGGAGGTCCTGCGCACCCAGCTGCGCCGGCTGATCCCCGGGGCCCAAGGGGAGCTCGAGCTCATCGCCTTCGGTGCCATCCTGGTTCTCATCATGCTCTTCATGCCGGAAGGCCTCACCGTCTGGGGGCTCCGACGGCTCCGGGGCCGTCGGATGGCGCGCGGCACCATCCCGGCGAGCCGCTGA
- a CDS encoding branched-chain amino acid ABC transporter permease translates to MVRGWRWGERAWTKEGAWRGGVALAALGTLALLVLLGRRHGFGAPEYLQFLLDGLRGGSIYALVALGFVLVYRVTGVINFAQGAFVMLGPMLTASFYERGWPPTPGLRLALAALLSIGIVAGIGVAVERWALYPARRASPLTRIIITVGVYLILEGAALLLWGPYAKVIPSFTTLSLADPTLRFGALRIKAQSLWIWGALGVSLLALALFFGRTTLGKAMRACAVNRLAAQLMGIRVDAMSTLAFGLAAALGAMAGIVLGPATRPTYEMGLELGLKGFVAAIMGGLVSFPGAVLGGLLLGALENLWAGVTVAGFKDLFAFIILILVLLIHPQGFAGSEAEVERT, encoded by the coding sequence ATGGTCCGGGGATGGCGCTGGGGGGAACGGGCATGGACAAAGGAAGGCGCTTGGCGCGGGGGAGTGGCCCTCGCCGCGCTGGGGACGCTGGCTTTGCTGGTCCTCCTGGGCCGGCGGCACGGGTTCGGGGCGCCGGAATATCTCCAGTTTCTCCTGGACGGGCTACGGGGAGGCAGCATCTACGCCCTGGTGGCCCTGGGCTTCGTGCTGGTCTATCGGGTGACGGGGGTGATCAACTTCGCCCAGGGAGCCTTCGTGATGCTGGGGCCCATGCTCACCGCCTCCTTTTATGAGCGGGGCTGGCCTCCCACCCCTGGCCTCCGCTTGGCCCTCGCCGCCCTCCTCTCGATTGGCATCGTTGCCGGGATCGGGGTAGCCGTCGAGCGTTGGGCCCTTTATCCGGCCCGGCGGGCTTCCCCCCTCACCCGCATCATCATCACCGTCGGCGTGTATCTGATCCTGGAGGGCGCGGCCCTGCTGCTGTGGGGCCCTTATGCGAAGGTGATCCCCTCCTTCACCACGCTGAGCTTGGCTGATCCCACCCTCCGCTTTGGGGCGCTCCGGATCAAGGCCCAGAGCCTGTGGATCTGGGGAGCTCTGGGGGTCTCGCTTCTGGCCCTGGCGCTGTTTTTCGGGCGCACGACCCTCGGCAAAGCCATGCGGGCCTGCGCCGTCAACCGCCTGGCCGCTCAGCTGATGGGGATCCGGGTGGACGCCATGAGCACGCTGGCCTTCGGCCTGGCCGCTGCTCTGGGGGCGATGGCCGGTATCGTGCTGGGGCCGGCCACCCGGCCGACCTATGAGATGGGGCTGGAGCTGGGGCTTAAAGGCTTCGTGGCCGCCATCATGGGTGGGCTGGTGAGCTTCCCGGGGGCGGTGCTGGGGGGGCTGCTTTTGGGCGCCTTGGAGAACTTGTGGGCCGGGGTGACGGTGGCCGGGTTCAAGGATCTGTTCGCCTTCATCATCCTGATCCTCGTCCTCCTGATCCACCCGCAGGGGTTCGCCGGATCGGAGGCTGAGGTCGAGCGTACGTGA
- a CDS encoding ABC transporter substrate-binding protein, whose translation MGRLRIGSVVALVAVLLAACAAPTPTPAPPAATPTVAPAAPPTPTPAPKVGSPYKIGFIASITGPGASLGIPERNVAQMVQEQLKAQGGIVGPDGVRHEVQILIFDDESKNDTAASVARRLIEQEGVVVLVAGTLSGPSLAMVPIATEAKVPMISMASARAIIEDPETKKMREWIFKPVPENLHSAQMQADYLKAVGITKVCHLYENTAYGQDTFASAQAVFPQAGIEIVYGDAFERTATEFPQVEKVKASGCQAVVIGSIPPASALVNVAVRDALPEIRIVHGHGSCSPDLVKNAGAAAEGTVMPCGKILVADQLPDTDPVKQLNLDFVKAYQDFTKGEPISTFAGHAYDALQWAIAALKTLPDGLSLAEQRAKVREALEGLRNLPGTHGIFNLSPDDHLGFNYTDFVMVVVKDGKFQILPRDQWK comes from the coding sequence ATGGGTCGTTTGCGGATCGGTTCCGTCGTCGCTCTGGTTGCGGTGCTGCTGGCGGCCTGTGCGGCGCCCACCCCCACTCCCGCTCCACCGGCCGCCACGCCAACGGTTGCGCCCGCTGCGCCGCCCACCCCCACGCCGGCTCCGAAGGTCGGCTCCCCCTATAAGATCGGCTTCATCGCCTCCATTACCGGCCCCGGGGCCAGCCTGGGCATCCCGGAGCGCAACGTCGCTCAGATGGTCCAGGAGCAGCTCAAGGCCCAGGGCGGCATCGTGGGGCCGGACGGGGTCCGTCACGAGGTGCAGATCCTCATCTTCGATGACGAGAGCAAGAACGACACGGCGGCCAGCGTGGCCCGGCGCCTGATCGAGCAGGAGGGCGTAGTGGTCCTGGTGGCCGGCACCCTCAGCGGGCCCAGCCTGGCCATGGTCCCCATCGCCACCGAGGCGAAGGTGCCCATGATCTCCATGGCCTCTGCCCGCGCAATTATCGAGGACCCCGAGACCAAGAAGATGCGCGAATGGATCTTCAAGCCAGTCCCAGAGAACCTCCACTCGGCCCAGATGCAGGCAGACTACCTGAAGGCGGTGGGGATAACGAAGGTCTGTCATCTCTACGAGAACACCGCTTACGGGCAAGACACCTTCGCCAGCGCCCAGGCTGTCTTCCCGCAGGCCGGCATCGAGATCGTCTACGGGGATGCCTTTGAGCGCACCGCCACGGAGTTCCCGCAGGTGGAGAAGGTGAAGGCCAGCGGGTGCCAGGCGGTGGTCATCGGCTCCATCCCGCCCGCCTCCGCCCTGGTGAACGTGGCGGTGCGGGACGCCCTGCCCGAGATCCGCATTGTCCACGGCCACGGCTCCTGCAGCCCGGACTTGGTCAAGAACGCTGGGGCGGCCGCTGAAGGCACGGTGATGCCCTGTGGCAAGATCCTGGTCGCTGACCAGCTGCCGGACACGGACCCGGTGAAGCAGCTCAACCTGGATTTCGTGAAGGCCTACCAGGACTTCACGAAGGGCGAGCCCATCAGCACCTTCGCCGGCCACGCTTATGATGCCCTGCAGTGGGCGATCGCGGCCCTGAAGACGCTGCCCGATGGCCTCTCCCTGGCCGAGCAGCGAGCCAAGGTCCGCGAGGCTCTGGAGGGCTTGCGCAACCTCCCGGGCACCCACGGGATCTTCAACCTCAGCCCGGATGACCATCTGGGCTTCAACTACACCGACTTCGTGATGGTGGTCGTGAAGGACGGGAAGTTCCAGATTCTGCCTCGCGATCAGTGGAAGTAA
- a CDS encoding L,D-transpeptidase has protein sequence MRDPGGHRERNALQAVRRALRASSPEAALWWTAQAYRAAPTHPAVRALVRRIRRRYPNARGHRPIHWFRIALAGYALLTLSALIVILYGLRLRNPLEPPATVDPSVAIAVSEETGMSETRWGEEPAPEIATPSPALASPTPTATLVPPTPTAHASPAASPTRRPVPTATPRPRPTASPTLMPGPPFPGRWILVDLSDQELIAYEGETPILRTKVSTGRARTPTVVGVFRIYLKLQSRTMRGPDYHLPNVPYVMYFYKGYALHGTYWHNNFGRPMSHGCVNLPTPIAAQLYQWADIGTPVVVQP, from the coding sequence ATGAGAGATCCCGGAGGACATCGAGAGAGAAACGCGCTGCAAGCGGTGCGACGAGCCCTCCGGGCCTCCTCCCCGGAGGCGGCCCTCTGGTGGACGGCGCAGGCCTACCGGGCCGCCCCCACCCACCCGGCCGTCCGGGCCTTGGTGCGGCGGATCCGGCGTCGATATCCGAACGCGCGGGGACATCGGCCCATCCACTGGTTCCGCATCGCACTGGCTGGCTATGCCCTTCTGACTCTCAGCGCCCTGATCGTGATCCTCTACGGTCTGCGGCTGCGCAACCCGCTGGAGCCTCCGGCAACTGTGGATCCCTCCGTGGCGATCGCGGTATCAGAGGAAACCGGGATGTCAGAGACGCGCTGGGGAGAAGAACCCGCCCCAGAAATTGCGACGCCGTCCCCTGCCCTCGCAAGTCCGACGCCGACCGCCACCCTTGTTCCCCCAACGCCAACCGCGCACGCTTCGCCCGCGGCCTCGCCGACGCGGCGGCCGGTGCCCACCGCAACGCCCCGGCCGCGCCCGACGGCCTCTCCCACCCTCATGCCCGGTCCACCCTTCCCCGGGCGCTGGATCCTGGTGGATCTCAGCGATCAGGAGCTCATCGCCTACGAAGGGGAGACGCCGATCCTGCGGACGAAGGTCTCCACCGGGCGGGCCCGCACGCCCACGGTGGTAGGGGTCTTCCGCATCTATCTCAAGCTGCAGTCGCGGACGATGCGGGGCCCGGACTACCACCTGCCGAACGTTCCCTACGTGATGTATTTCTACAAAGGCTATGCTCTGCACGGCACCTATTGGCACAACAACTTCGGCCGGCCGATGAGCCACGGCTGCGTCAATCTGCCCACGCCGATCGCGGCGCAGCTGTATCAGTGGGCGGACATCGGGACGCCGGTGGTGGTGCAGCCGTGA
- a CDS encoding BTAD domain-containing putative transcriptional regulator: protein MIPSAFDEAGGPVFARPALRLCLFGGLEVEGRGRPLPELARQPRTGALLAFLALHPFRAFSRSALAETLWPDLAPEQAQGALRAALYRLRRLFRGLRFPLRVDRARIAFAPSTPWWTDVHAFAGLLQRARGAPPLQARAALEAAVALYTGDLLPDWEAPWVVGWRQALREQFLEALARLWRLAEKMGDLPEAERWAERLFREEPTRAEVVRFLIRQAEARGDLEAARRIGQRYQWACRSQGVPMDLDVAFAPPWRIRPPAPLGRLLQALETLAWEAPAFPVEPLRQALLEGLVQTAEEALARGAYREAAPWAVAALALLTPHTPVEWAWRARCAVDAVADFEGDRARQAANLRAMLRLARRMGDPTRRAEAVACLSYLELQRGRPAAAERLLAAAEVALPLDPLHRALLRRLRGLTALRRGWFPAARGHLQTALAQLPEDAPAVHRAATLNGLAVALRHLGDYPGALRSLETAWALLEEDERCGLLGVRIRGNWTLFRGWAEGPSPAWEEEIEALYRRAEAERDLDAALWMAAGAARIYLRTGDPTACARWIDRLKTLWPIAGDGFEGPRAALVLALAARARGDVAEARRWGRRALQGSRRWGRDDLRLLAMALRRRWTPVARSEAERLLMRMGWEAWRVFWEETPFLEPPAWMAPRSEALTAAPPPASRCPPTDTAAPRSAWAD, encoded by the coding sequence ATGATCCCTTCCGCTTTCGATGAGGCCGGCGGGCCGGTCTTCGCCCGCCCGGCCCTGCGTCTTTGTCTGTTCGGGGGCCTGGAGGTGGAGGGCCGGGGCCGCCCGCTTCCGGAGCTGGCCCGGCAGCCCCGCACGGGGGCGCTCCTCGCGTTCCTGGCCCTCCACCCCTTCCGCGCGTTCTCCCGGTCCGCCCTGGCGGAGACGTTGTGGCCGGATCTCGCGCCGGAGCAGGCTCAGGGCGCCCTGCGCGCGGCCCTCTATCGCCTTCGCCGCCTGTTCCGCGGGCTCCGGTTCCCCCTGCGGGTCGACCGGGCCCGCATCGCCTTCGCCCCTTCGACGCCGTGGTGGACGGACGTCCACGCCTTCGCGGGGCTCCTACAGCGGGCGCGAGGGGCTCCTCCGTTGCAGGCCCGGGCGGCCCTGGAGGCCGCCGTCGCCCTCTACACCGGAGACCTGCTCCCGGACTGGGAAGCCCCGTGGGTGGTCGGCTGGCGACAGGCGCTGCGCGAGCAATTCCTGGAAGCCCTCGCCCGCCTGTGGCGCCTGGCAGAGAAGATGGGCGACCTGCCGGAGGCGGAACGCTGGGCGGAGCGCCTGTTCCGGGAGGAGCCCACCCGCGCGGAGGTCGTCCGCTTCCTGATCCGCCAGGCGGAGGCGCGCGGGGACCTTGAAGCGGCGCGCCGCATCGGGCAACGGTATCAATGGGCCTGCCGATCCCAAGGGGTCCCCATGGATCTGGACGTCGCGTTCGCGCCTCCATGGCGGATCCGTCCGCCGGCCCCGCTGGGTCGCTTGCTACAAGCCTTGGAAACGCTCGCCTGGGAGGCGCCTGCCTTCCCCGTGGAGCCTCTCCGTCAGGCCCTCCTGGAGGGCCTGGTGCAAACGGCGGAGGAGGCCCTGGCCCGCGGCGCTTACCGGGAGGCGGCCCCCTGGGCGGTGGCGGCCCTGGCGTTGTTGACTCCACACACGCCGGTGGAGTGGGCCTGGCGGGCGCGGTGCGCCGTGGATGCCGTTGCGGATTTCGAGGGGGATCGGGCCCGCCAAGCGGCCAACCTGCGGGCGATGCTCCGCCTCGCCCGCCGCATGGGGGATCCAACGCGTCGGGCGGAGGCCGTCGCCTGCCTGAGCTATCTGGAGCTCCAGCGGGGGCGCCCGGCCGCCGCCGAACGGCTCCTCGCCGCCGCGGAGGTCGCTCTTCCCCTGGATCCCCTTCACCGCGCCCTGTTGCGACGGCTGCGGGGGCTGACGGCGCTGCGCCGGGGCTGGTTCCCGGCTGCCCGCGGGCATCTCCAGACCGCCCTTGCGCAGCTGCCCGAGGACGCCCCGGCCGTCCATCGGGCCGCCACGCTGAACGGCCTGGCGGTGGCGCTACGCCATCTGGGGGACTACCCGGGGGCCCTCCGGTCTCTGGAGACGGCGTGGGCGCTCCTCGAAGAGGATGAGCGCTGCGGCCTCCTCGGCGTTCGGATCCGTGGGAACTGGACGCTGTTCCGCGGGTGGGCGGAGGGGCCTTCCCCGGCCTGGGAGGAGGAGATCGAGGCCCTTTATCGGAGGGCGGAAGCGGAGCGGGATCTCGATGCCGCCCTCTGGATGGCCGCGGGGGCGGCCCGGATCTATCTGCGGACCGGGGATCCAACGGCTTGCGCGCGCTGGATCGATCGGCTGAAGACCCTTTGGCCCATCGCCGGCGACGGCTTCGAGGGCCCGCGGGCGGCTCTGGTCCTCGCCCTGGCGGCGCGCGCCCGGGGCGATGTCGCGGAGGCCCGCCGCTGGGGGCGGCGCGCCCTACAGGGATCGCGACGCTGGGGTCGGGATGACCTCCGGCTGCTGGCCATGGCCCTCCGCCGGCGATGGACCCCTGTGGCCCGTTCGGAGGCGGAGCGCCTCCTGATGCGGATGGGATGGGAGGCGTGGCGCGTCTTCTGGGAGGAGACGCCGTTCCTGGAACCACCTGCCTGGATGGCTCCCCGCTCCGAAGCCCTCACGGCTGCACCACCACCGGCGTCCCGATGTCCGCCCACTGATACAGCTGCGCCGCGATCGGCGTGGGCAGATTGA
- a CDS encoding transposase: MHRASRSRSPARSGESARVSASLSGEAFLAVFGPVCATCAGRDCCLVAQRKRSGAWVLRFTTEALQRAERRRRSRQHRESGRNLRAAVESTVRGVKHPFAGGKAPVRGRFRVTCMVIGSAAVVNVGRLHRFWQASVRLLQAKRGPEGGQKRQPGRVEPPGCSSVFSFVRAIRALRWRFLALQPFQRPALGW; this comes from the coding sequence ATGCATCGGGCCAGCCGGAGCAGGTCACCTGCCCGAAGTGGGGAGTCGGCCCGGGTGAGCGCCTCTCTTTCGGGCGAGGCCTTTCTGGCGGTCTTTGGGCCAGTCTGCGCCACCTGTGCCGGGCGGGATTGTTGCCTGGTGGCCCAGCGGAAACGGTCGGGAGCGTGGGTCTTGCGCTTCACGACCGAAGCGTTGCAGCGGGCGGAGCGTCGGCGTCGGTCCCGCCAGCATCGGGAGAGTGGGCGGAACCTGCGGGCGGCGGTGGAATCCACGGTGCGCGGTGTGAAACATCCCTTTGCGGGAGGGAAAGCCCCGGTGCGGGGCCGCTTCCGGGTGACCTGTATGGTCATTGGGTCAGCGGCGGTGGTCAATGTCGGGCGGTTGCACCGCTTCTGGCAGGCCAGCGTGCGGCTACTGCAGGCGAAAAGGGGGCCGGAGGGAGGGCAGAAGCGGCAGCCAGGACGGGTGGAACCGCCGGGGTGTTCTTCTGTGTTTTCTTTCGTCAGGGCGATTCGGGCGCTGCGATGGCGATTCCTGGCCCTCCAGCCGTTTCAACGCCCGGCATTGGGTTGGTAA
- a CDS encoding transposase, translated as MAFRERSEEQWAFLPPLLPPKARTGRPRADDRRIIHGILSVRITGCRWPDRPRR; from the coding sequence ATGGCGTTTCGGGAGCGGAGCGAGGAGCAATGGGCGTTCCTTCCACCCCTGCTTCCTCCCAAGGCCAGGACCGGGAGGCCCCGGGCTGATGATCGCCGGATCATCCACGGGATCTTATCGGTGCGGATCACGGGTTGTCGCTGGCCGGATCGGCCTCGGCGATAG
- a CDS encoding transposase encodes MGREGHPRRKGTKGHVGVNRRGLPLGVAWGPGNEHDSQKLKALREGVRLRQRGRGRPRTRPRVVYGDGAYDSEAIRAALRRRGIRAGIRENPRGRKKAQKGRPRCFDEKADPTIRRSVARFLAWRKGGFRRLSLKTRATSLHVSRLRLPCLPPHRLESFEMSSLRVEIIDGSS; translated from the coding sequence GTGGGGAGAGAGGGACATCCGCGACGGAAAGGGACGAAAGGGCATGTTGGGGTGAATCGAAGAGGGCTTCCGCTGGGCGTGGCATGGGGGCCTGGGAATGAACATGATAGTCAGAAGTTGAAGGCTTTGCGGGAAGGGGTGCGGCTTCGGCAGCGGGGGAGGGGGAGGCCGAGGACGCGGCCCCGGGTGGTCTATGGGGATGGGGCCTATGATTCGGAGGCGATCCGGGCGGCTTTGCGGCGACGGGGGATTCGCGCCGGCATCCGAGAGAACCCGCGGGGGAGGAAGAAGGCCCAGAAGGGGAGGCCTCGTTGCTTCGATGAAAAAGCGGATCCCACGATCCGGAGGAGCGTGGCGCGGTTCTTGGCGTGGCGGAAGGGAGGGTTTCGGCGGCTTTCCTTAAAGACACGAGCGACTTCTCTCCACGTTTCAAGGCTTCGTCTACCTTGCCTGCCCCCTCATCGCTTGGAGAGTTTTGAGATGAGTTCTCTGCGTGTGGAAATCATCGATGGCTCCTCTTAA
- a CDS encoding SurA N-terminal domain-containing protein has translation MHKGRWLLLVGIGLLLSVGRGAAPSNPSAPIRLTAALAKITIPMASPLLWAPIPSDRKGDSTPIVWVNGQPIPYEAWAFAVEPMHAAGVPNPAGEALALLIQNTLIQQEAQRQGMRARPEEVEAALAHMFAAAEQSPEAKALLQTLAQRQGLRPKDPAFRAMMAQALERSLPVAKLNEVLLRESGGDPCAAHRRRVALLKELWSRAEIRLAPQGEALGLQVPPPEELPEVRNPPPGCEASR, from the coding sequence ATGCACAAGGGACGATGGCTTCTTTTGGTGGGGATCGGGTTGTTGCTGAGCGTAGGGCGCGGGGCGGCTCCCTCCAATCCATCGGCTCCCATCCGGCTCACAGCCGCCCTGGCAAAGATCACCATCCCCATGGCCTCCCCGCTTCTATGGGCTCCGATCCCCTCGGATCGAAAAGGGGACTCTACCCCTATCGTCTGGGTGAACGGCCAGCCGATTCCTTACGAGGCCTGGGCGTTCGCCGTCGAGCCAATGCACGCGGCAGGGGTTCCCAATCCCGCAGGCGAGGCCCTCGCCCTGCTGATCCAGAACACGCTCATACAGCAGGAAGCCCAACGGCAGGGAATGCGCGCTCGTCCAGAGGAGGTGGAAGCCGCTCTCGCCCATATGTTTGCAGCCGCGGAGCAGAGTCCAGAGGCGAAGGCGCTGCTCCAAACCCTGGCCCAGCGGCAGGGACTCCGACCGAAGGATCCCGCGTTTCGGGCGATGATGGCGCAGGCGCTGGAACGAAGCCTGCCGGTGGCGAAACTCAACGAGGTGCTCCTTCGAGAGAGCGGCGGCGACCCCTGCGCGGCGCATCGACGGCGGGTTGCCCTGTTGAAGGAGCTCTGGAGCCGGGCGGAGATCCGGCTGGCCCCCCAAGGGGAGGCGCTGGGCCTGCAGGTGCCCCCACCGGAGGAGCTGCCGGAGGTTCGCAATCCGCCGCCGGGCTGCGAGGCCTCCCGGTGA